One genomic region from Paramicrobacterium agarici encodes:
- a CDS encoding FHA domain-containing protein — protein MRRGSSPDDHAGGGLHDTTVGYGEDFSNALAGLDASVSREEQEAIAALPSGSALLVVRRGPNAGARFLLDSDITSVGRHPEADIFLDDVTVSRRHAEFRRSGTTFEIADLNSLNGTYFDGVRIDTALLSDGAEVQVGKYRLTFYASRRDMRTTTGS, from the coding sequence ATCAGGCGCGGATCCTCGCCGGACGATCACGCTGGCGGCGGACTGCACGACACCACTGTCGGCTACGGTGAAGACTTCAGCAACGCCCTTGCCGGGCTCGACGCCTCGGTTTCACGCGAGGAGCAGGAAGCGATCGCTGCTCTGCCCTCGGGGTCGGCCCTTCTCGTCGTGCGGCGCGGACCGAACGCGGGCGCGCGCTTCCTCCTCGACTCAGACATCACGTCGGTCGGGCGCCACCCCGAAGCCGACATCTTTCTCGACGACGTCACGGTCTCGCGCCGCCACGCCGAGTTTCGCCGTTCCGGCACGACGTTCGAGATCGCTGATCTCAACTCTCTCAACGGCACCTACTTCGACGGTGTGCGCATCGACACAGCCCTCTTGTCCGACGGAGCGGAAGTGCAGGTGGGCAAGTATCGCCTCACGTTCTACGCGTCGCGTCGAGACATGCGAACCACGACTGGAAGCTAG
- a CDS encoding CDP-alcohol phosphatidyltransferase family protein, which translates to MGKPSSTEVSDRIVTLPNLLSFLRLALVPVFLILLVEGNDVAALIVLGVSGFTDFLDGFLARRLNQVTRLGQILDPAADRLYIVAALLGLGWRELIPFWLAIVIVARDVMLLVLGGVLAKHGIGALPVVKTGKAATAALFVGLPLLMLSAALPDIGEYALPFGLAFSVLGAVLYWAAGIIYVIQTRRLILDRPVPESDSSDTLDT; encoded by the coding sequence GTGGGCAAACCGAGCAGCACCGAGGTCAGCGATCGCATCGTGACGCTGCCGAACCTGCTGAGCTTTCTGCGTCTTGCTCTCGTACCGGTCTTTCTCATTCTTCTCGTCGAGGGGAACGACGTCGCTGCCCTCATCGTCCTCGGCGTCTCAGGATTCACCGATTTTCTCGATGGGTTCCTGGCACGACGCCTGAATCAAGTGACTCGTCTGGGGCAGATTCTCGATCCCGCAGCTGACAGGCTCTACATCGTTGCCGCGCTGCTCGGTCTGGGCTGGCGCGAGCTGATTCCGTTCTGGCTGGCGATCGTGATCGTCGCGCGCGATGTCATGCTGCTCGTGCTCGGCGGTGTGCTGGCCAAGCACGGAATTGGCGCGCTTCCCGTCGTGAAGACGGGGAAGGCGGCGACAGCGGCTCTCTTCGTCGGCCTGCCCCTCCTCATGCTCTCCGCGGCACTGCCGGACATTGGAGAGTACGCGCTCCCGTTCGGGCTCGCGTTCTCCGTTCTCGGTGCCGTGTTGTATTGGGCTGCGGGAATCATCTACGTTATTCAGACTCGCCGGTTGATTCTCGATCGGCCTGTTCCAGAGTCTGATTCATCAGATACGCTGGATACGTAA
- the def gene encoding peptide deformylase, producing MTERTIRLFGDPVLKAPCEEITTIDDGVRALITDLLDSVQLPGRAGVAANQIGVGLRAFSYNVDGSVGYVINPVIAEVRGDKELIDEGCLSVPEQWHPTPRHPYARVTGIDLDGRAVTVEGTGVLAQALQHEVDHLDGYVYLDRLERDERRSAMKQVRESDWF from the coding sequence ATGACCGAACGCACCATTCGACTTTTCGGCGATCCAGTGCTGAAGGCGCCGTGCGAGGAGATCACGACGATTGACGACGGCGTCCGAGCACTGATCACCGACCTTCTCGATTCCGTTCAGCTTCCCGGACGCGCCGGCGTGGCGGCGAACCAGATCGGAGTCGGGCTGCGGGCGTTCAGCTACAACGTCGATGGCAGCGTCGGCTATGTGATCAACCCGGTCATCGCTGAGGTTCGGGGCGACAAGGAGCTCATCGACGAGGGCTGCCTTTCGGTTCCGGAGCAGTGGCACCCGACTCCACGGCACCCGTATGCGAGAGTGACGGGGATCGACCTTGATGGACGAGCGGTAACGGTAGAGGGAACGGGCGTGCTCGCGCAGGCCCTGCAGCACGAGGTCGATCATCTCGACGGGTACGTGTACCTCGACCGTCTCGAGAGGGACGAGCGCCGCTCCGCGATGAAGCAGGTTCGAGAGTCCGACTGGTTTTAA
- a CDS encoding MinD/ParA family ATP-binding protein: protein MPSKHDERKPAEPESDSRELASSPEKPQLRSQTISVTIPTSHDDELDDDDVIRDDVVKRVDSDPATGTSAPAATTAKSDPKVPSPTPAAGGVGSAQKAAPRQKKAAASQKSSGSTPAPVSPAMERPKQRATEKQTSSAPAGSSAKSSAGAGPATSGTQAAEHAASSAPAASARPEETAQVKSMSARQATNGGSESASMLTAERLLDDRSARGRAPDGGIQRFVYRATGQLVNLGDSRKARARKDLTHRIAKPFAGAARFVPVITRKGGVGKTTVSLLLGMALADAREDRVIAIDANADRGTLCDRVRGTSDYTVRDAIRRTGDITGYTEFSTLVARDETRLDVLASETDPAVSSALSDADYGVVASLASQYYSMIITDSGAGMVHDVMRATLDHADSVVIVSGTSIDEARLTSETISWLEANGHTQLAKNAVVAINSRTSSRSMVKLDELDAHFSSRVRAVTRIPYDPVLASGAAVDFDALRPETRHAARLLAASVVDGLPAQRPTLAVQ, encoded by the coding sequence ATGCCCTCGAAGCATGACGAAAGAAAGCCCGCTGAGCCGGAGAGCGACAGCAGAGAACTGGCTTCCTCACCTGAGAAGCCGCAACTCCGCAGCCAGACCATCAGCGTCACGATTCCCACGAGCCACGATGACGAACTCGACGATGACGATGTGATCCGCGACGACGTCGTGAAGCGCGTCGACAGCGATCCGGCAACCGGGACATCTGCACCTGCTGCGACGACGGCAAAGTCGGACCCGAAAGTACCCTCTCCGACGCCCGCGGCCGGGGGCGTCGGCAGTGCACAGAAGGCGGCGCCACGCCAAAAGAAGGCAGCCGCATCACAGAAGTCCTCCGGGTCAACTCCCGCACCTGTATCGCCCGCCATGGAACGGCCGAAGCAGCGCGCGACGGAAAAGCAGACCTCGTCAGCACCAGCCGGGAGCAGCGCGAAGAGCTCGGCCGGCGCTGGACCAGCGACATCGGGGACGCAGGCCGCTGAGCACGCCGCATCCAGCGCACCCGCAGCATCCGCTCGACCGGAGGAGACTGCTCAGGTAAAGAGCATGAGCGCTCGTCAAGCTACCAACGGCGGATCGGAGAGCGCGAGCATGCTCACGGCGGAGCGTCTTCTCGACGATCGGAGCGCCCGCGGGCGGGCGCCGGACGGCGGCATCCAACGGTTCGTCTATCGGGCGACAGGGCAGCTCGTCAACCTGGGCGACAGCAGGAAGGCACGCGCTCGCAAGGACCTGACGCACCGCATCGCCAAGCCCTTCGCCGGTGCAGCCCGCTTCGTTCCGGTGATCACGCGCAAGGGCGGTGTCGGCAAGACGACCGTCTCTCTGCTGCTCGGCATGGCGCTCGCCGATGCGCGGGAAGATCGCGTCATCGCTATCGACGCGAACGCCGACCGAGGCACTCTGTGCGACCGCGTGAGGGGAACAAGCGACTATACGGTGAGGGACGCCATCAGACGCACCGGCGACATCACCGGATACACCGAATTCTCGACGCTCGTCGCTCGCGACGAGACGCGGCTCGATGTTCTCGCCTCCGAGACCGACCCCGCCGTCTCGTCTGCGCTGAGCGACGCCGATTACGGAGTCGTCGCATCTCTCGCCTCGCAGTACTATTCGATGATCATCACCGACTCCGGCGCCGGAATGGTGCACGATGTCATGCGCGCAACGCTTGATCATGCCGACAGCGTCGTCATCGTGTCGGGGACGAGCATCGACGAGGCGCGCCTGACGTCAGAGACGATCTCATGGCTGGAGGCGAACGGTCACACGCAGCTGGCCAAGAACGCTGTCGTCGCCATCAACAGCCGCACGTCGTCACGCTCAATGGTGAAGCTCGACGAGCTTGACGCGCACTTTTCGTCTCGCGTGCGTGCCGTGACGCGAATTCCCTACGATCCAGTGCTGGCTTCTGGTGCTGCCGTCGACTTCGACGCGCTTCGACCGGAGACCCGCCACGCTGCTCGACTGCTTGCAGCATCCGTCGTCGACGGCCTCCCAGCCCAACGTCCGACACTCGCGGTTCAGTGA
- a CDS encoding AMP-dependent synthetase/ligase yields the protein MDHHTVPPLVPADPQANASDLLLDRVKATPDAALFSVPSGDGWTDVSSSEFLRQVTALAKGFVSAGINPGDKIGFMCKTSYEWSLVDFAAWFAGAVLVPVYDTSSPSQIQWILSDSGATAMIVETPEHFARFDEVHGELPDVGTVWQLHLGDIDKLSQSGSDVDDSEIERRRALATGEDMATLIYTSGSMGRPKGCVLTHSNFVELSRNAAVAMKEVVAPGSSTLLFITMAHVFARFIAVLAIHAGVKVGHQPDTSRLLESLGSFKPTFLLAVPRVFEKVYNSAEQKAEAGGKGKIFRKAAATAIEYSKALESGSVPFGLKMRFMLFDRLVFAKLRAAMGGNVRYAVSGSAPLGARLGHFFHALGITILEGYGLTETTAPATVNTPSASRIGTVGPPLPGMSVRIADDGEIQVKGIDVFKEYWNNPEATAETFVDDWFCTGDLGALDDDGFLTITGRKKEIIVTAGGKNVAPAVLEDPVRANPIVGQIVVVGDQKPFIAALVTLDSEMLPTWLQNNGQDASMSVAEAATHPVVLAEVQRAIDAANTRVSRAESIRKFEILDTEFTESSGHLTPKLSIKRGVIVKDFADTIERMYTTPQPTQGLSLS from the coding sequence GTGGACCACCACACCGTACCGCCCCTCGTCCCTGCCGACCCTCAGGCAAACGCCTCTGACCTCTTGCTCGATCGAGTCAAGGCGACCCCCGACGCCGCCCTCTTCTCGGTTCCTTCCGGGGATGGCTGGACGGATGTGTCGAGCTCGGAGTTTCTCCGTCAGGTGACGGCACTGGCGAAGGGCTTCGTCTCTGCGGGCATCAACCCGGGAGACAAGATCGGCTTCATGTGCAAGACGAGCTACGAATGGAGTCTCGTCGATTTCGCCGCGTGGTTCGCAGGCGCTGTGCTCGTTCCCGTCTACGACACGAGCTCGCCGTCACAGATCCAGTGGATCCTCAGCGACTCCGGCGCGACGGCGATGATCGTCGAGACGCCAGAGCACTTTGCCCGTTTCGATGAGGTGCACGGAGAACTCCCCGACGTGGGCACGGTGTGGCAGCTTCACCTCGGAGATATCGACAAGCTGTCTCAGAGCGGCTCCGACGTCGACGACAGCGAGATCGAGCGCCGGCGCGCACTCGCCACAGGCGAGGACATGGCCACGCTCATCTATACCTCGGGCTCAATGGGCAGGCCGAAAGGCTGCGTCCTCACGCACTCGAACTTCGTCGAGCTGTCGCGCAACGCTGCAGTCGCGATGAAGGAGGTCGTCGCTCCCGGTTCGTCGACACTCTTGTTCATCACCATGGCGCACGTCTTCGCGCGGTTCATCGCCGTTCTCGCCATTCACGCCGGCGTGAAAGTCGGCCACCAGCCGGACACGAGCCGGCTTCTCGAATCGCTTGGCTCGTTTAAACCGACGTTCCTCCTTGCCGTGCCTCGCGTGTTCGAGAAGGTGTACAACTCCGCTGAGCAGAAGGCGGAGGCCGGTGGCAAGGGAAAGATCTTCCGCAAGGCGGCGGCTACGGCCATCGAGTACAGCAAGGCGCTCGAGTCCGGGTCTGTGCCGTTCGGTCTGAAGATGCGGTTCATGCTCTTCGACCGGCTGGTGTTCGCCAAGCTACGAGCAGCAATGGGCGGGAACGTGCGCTATGCGGTCTCAGGCTCTGCTCCGCTCGGCGCGCGGCTCGGGCACTTCTTCCATGCACTGGGAATCACGATCCTCGAAGGGTACGGTCTGACAGAGACCACGGCACCGGCGACAGTGAATACGCCCTCGGCGTCGAGGATCGGAACCGTCGGACCACCGCTTCCCGGCATGAGCGTGCGAATCGCAGACGACGGCGAGATCCAGGTCAAGGGCATCGACGTCTTCAAGGAGTACTGGAACAACCCAGAAGCGACAGCGGAGACCTTTGTCGATGACTGGTTCTGCACAGGCGACCTCGGCGCTCTCGACGATGATGGGTTTCTCACAATCACCGGCCGCAAGAAGGAGATCATCGTGACCGCCGGCGGCAAGAACGTCGCGCCTGCGGTTCTCGAGGATCCCGTGCGCGCAAACCCCATCGTCGGTCAGATCGTCGTTGTCGGCGACCAGAAGCCGTTCATTGCCGCGCTCGTGACTCTCGACTCCGAGATGCTGCCGACCTGGCTGCAGAACAACGGTCAGGACGCGTCGATGTCGGTCGCTGAGGCCGCGACGCATCCTGTAGTCCTCGCTGAGGTTCAACGTGCCATCGACGCCGCGAACACACGGGTTTCGCGAGCAGAGTCGATCCGCAAGTTCGAGATTCTCGACACGGAGTTCACCGAAAGCTCTGGCCACCTCACGCCGAAGCTGAGCATCAAGCGAGGCGTGATCGTGAAGGACTTCGCCGACACGATCGAGCGGATGTACACGACGCCGCAGCCCACTCAGGGCCTCTCGCTCTCCTGA
- a CDS encoding pyruvate carboxylase: MFKKILVANRGEIAIRAFRAAYELGAHTVAVFPHEDRNSLHRLKADEAYEIGEPGHPVRAYLNVDEIIRVARHAGADAIYPGYGFLSENPELAEKAAAAGIAFIGPDTSVLEMAGNKVTAKEHAIAAGVPVLRSTPASNDIDVLLDGADAVGFPLFAKAVAGGGGRGMRRVETKDALAPALAEAMREADSAFGDPTMFLEQAVIRPRHIEVQILADSDGDTIHLFERDCSVQRRNQKVVEIAPAPNISDELRQSLYRDAVAFAKSIGYVNAGTVEFLVDTAGERAGEHVFIEMNPRIQVEHTVTEEVTDVDLVQSQMRIASGESLHDLGLSQESLTLRGAALQCRITTEDPTQGFRPDTGKITTYRSPGGSGVRLDGGTINPGAQISPHFDSMLTKMTCRGRDFPTAVARARRGLAEFRIRGVATNIPFIQGVLDDPSFLAGDISTSFIEERPELLQGRTSKDRGTKVMNWLADVTVNQPNGPRPVGINPEEKLPHIDLGSPAPAGSRQRLLELGPRNFAIDLRDQTALAVTDTTFRDAHQSLLATRVRTKELLRVAPYVSRLTPELLSVEAWGGATYDVALRFLGEDPWERLESLREALPNVAIQMLLRGRNTVGYTPYPTEVTDAFVAEASRTGVDIFRIFDALNDVDQMRPAIEAVLATDRSVAEVAVCYTGDLLNPDEDLYTLDYYLRLADQIVDAGAHILAVKDMAGLLRPAAAATLVSALRERFDLPVHVHTHDTAGGQLATLLAAAQAGADAVDVASAPMSGTTSQPSASALVAALANTERDTGLSLTNVSDLEPYWESVRHLYRPFESGLPGPTGRVYKHEIPGGQLSNLRQQAIALGLENDFELIEDMYAAADAILGRVPKVTPSSKVVGDLALHLAAVRADPRDFAENPDRYDIPDSVIGFMAGELGELPGGWPEPFRSKVLSGRDITIGTTPLSTEDSARLNGTSAERRAALNRLLFPAPTRQFEQRRELFGDLSVLETADYLYGLEQGRETYVEIAKGVRLYVGLEAVGEPDSKGMRTVMVILNGQLRPVFVRDRSVEVETKAAEKADVSRPGQVAAPFSGVVTVKVSPGDQVEAGQAVASIEAMKMEAAITSPVGGTVERVAINSPQQVESGDLIVSVTAS, from the coding sequence GTGTTCAAGAAGATTCTCGTTGCCAACAGGGGAGAGATCGCGATCCGGGCGTTCCGTGCCGCCTACGAACTCGGCGCCCACACGGTCGCTGTTTTCCCCCACGAGGATCGGAACTCGCTGCACCGCCTGAAGGCCGACGAAGCGTACGAGATCGGCGAACCGGGGCATCCTGTTCGCGCATATCTCAACGTTGACGAGATCATTCGAGTCGCACGGCATGCCGGCGCCGACGCCATCTATCCCGGATACGGATTTCTGTCCGAGAATCCCGAACTGGCCGAGAAAGCCGCTGCCGCGGGAATCGCCTTCATCGGTCCCGATACCTCGGTTCTCGAGATGGCCGGCAACAAGGTGACGGCGAAAGAGCATGCCATTGCCGCGGGCGTGCCCGTGCTTCGATCAACACCGGCATCGAACGATATCGATGTGCTCCTCGACGGTGCAGACGCCGTCGGGTTCCCGCTGTTCGCGAAGGCCGTCGCTGGTGGCGGTGGGCGCGGCATGCGACGCGTCGAAACGAAGGACGCTCTTGCGCCTGCGCTTGCCGAGGCGATGCGAGAAGCAGACAGCGCATTCGGCGACCCGACGATGTTTCTCGAACAGGCGGTCATCCGCCCACGGCACATCGAAGTGCAGATCCTCGCCGACAGCGATGGAGACACGATCCATCTGTTCGAACGTGACTGCTCCGTGCAGCGACGCAATCAGAAGGTCGTCGAGATCGCCCCCGCTCCCAACATCAGCGACGAGCTTCGGCAGTCGCTTTACCGGGATGCTGTCGCCTTCGCGAAGTCCATCGGCTACGTGAACGCGGGCACTGTCGAGTTTCTCGTCGACACTGCCGGGGAACGCGCTGGCGAGCACGTGTTCATCGAGATGAATCCGCGCATTCAGGTCGAGCACACGGTGACAGAAGAAGTCACCGACGTCGACCTCGTTCAGTCTCAGATGCGCATCGCCTCAGGCGAGAGCCTCCACGACCTGGGACTGTCGCAGGAGTCGCTGACGCTGAGGGGAGCAGCGCTTCAGTGCCGCATCACGACCGAAGACCCGACGCAGGGATTCCGGCCCGACACCGGCAAGATCACGACGTATCGCTCTCCCGGCGGCAGCGGGGTTCGTCTTGACGGCGGCACGATCAACCCCGGCGCCCAGATCAGCCCCCATTTCGATTCGATGCTGACCAAGATGACGTGCCGCGGTCGGGACTTTCCGACAGCCGTGGCTCGTGCCCGCCGCGGGCTCGCAGAATTCCGTATTCGGGGTGTCGCCACGAACATCCCGTTTATCCAGGGCGTCCTCGACGACCCGTCGTTCCTCGCGGGAGACATCAGCACTTCGTTCATCGAGGAACGCCCGGAGCTCCTGCAGGGACGCACGTCGAAAGACCGCGGCACGAAGGTGATGAACTGGCTCGCTGACGTCACCGTCAATCAGCCGAACGGCCCCCGCCCCGTCGGCATCAATCCCGAAGAGAAGCTTCCCCACATCGACCTGGGGTCTCCGGCGCCCGCGGGCTCCCGCCAGCGGCTGCTCGAGCTCGGCCCGCGCAACTTTGCGATCGATCTTCGCGATCAGACGGCGCTCGCGGTCACCGACACGACGTTCAGAGACGCCCACCAGTCGCTTTTGGCCACACGCGTTCGCACAAAGGAGCTGCTGCGCGTCGCTCCCTATGTTTCCCGGCTGACACCGGAGCTGCTCTCGGTCGAAGCCTGGGGAGGGGCAACGTACGATGTTGCGCTGCGGTTCCTCGGCGAAGACCCGTGGGAGCGCTTGGAGAGCCTGCGAGAGGCGCTGCCGAACGTGGCGATCCAGATGCTGCTTCGGGGACGAAACACCGTCGGCTATACGCCGTACCCGACCGAGGTCACCGACGCCTTCGTCGCTGAAGCCTCGCGCACGGGCGTTGACATCTTTCGCATCTTCGACGCCCTCAACGATGTTGACCAGATGCGTCCGGCGATCGAGGCTGTACTCGCGACGGATCGCTCCGTTGCCGAGGTCGCCGTCTGCTACACCGGCGACCTCCTGAATCCCGACGAGGACCTCTACACTCTCGACTACTATCTGCGCCTCGCCGACCAGATCGTCGACGCCGGCGCTCACATTCTCGCGGTCAAAGACATGGCGGGTCTTCTGCGCCCGGCGGCGGCCGCAACGCTCGTCTCAGCCCTGCGCGAGCGCTTCGACCTGCCCGTGCATGTGCACACGCACGACACCGCAGGCGGGCAGCTCGCGACTCTGCTTGCGGCTGCGCAGGCCGGGGCGGATGCTGTTGACGTCGCATCTGCTCCCATGTCGGGAACCACGAGCCAGCCATCGGCCTCCGCGCTTGTCGCTGCGCTGGCAAACACAGAGCGCGATACCGGACTGTCACTCACGAACGTGTCGGACCTCGAACCTTACTGGGAATCGGTGCGGCACCTGTATCGCCCGTTCGAGTCGGGACTGCCCGGTCCCACCGGTCGCGTGTACAAGCACGAGATTCCCGGCGGGCAGCTGTCCAATCTTCGTCAGCAGGCGATCGCGCTCGGGCTCGAGAACGACTTCGAGCTGATCGAGGACATGTATGCGGCCGCCGACGCGATACTCGGACGAGTTCCCAAGGTGACGCCCTCATCGAAGGTCGTAGGCGATCTTGCGCTGCATCTCGCCGCAGTGCGCGCTGACCCGCGCGACTTCGCTGAGAACCCCGACAGATACGACATTCCCGACTCTGTCATCGGATTCATGGCCGGAGAACTGGGGGAGCTGCCGGGAGGCTGGCCCGAGCCGTTCCGTTCGAAGGTGCTCAGCGGAAGAGACATCACGATCGGAACCACTCCGCTGAGCACCGAAGACAGCGCGCGGCTGAACGGCACGTCGGCCGAACGGCGTGCTGCGCTGAACCGTCTGCTGTTCCCCGCTCCGACCCGGCAGTTCGAGCAGCGCCGCGAGCTCTTCGGAGACCTATCCGTGCTCGAGACGGCTGACTACCTCTACGGTCTCGAGCAGGGGCGCGAGACGTATGTTGAGATCGCGAAGGGTGTGCGCCTGTACGTTGGTCTTGAGGCCGTTGGCGAGCCCGATTCCAAGGGGATGCGCACGGTCATGGTGATTCTGAACGGGCAACTTCGCCCCGTTTTCGTACGCGACAGATCAGTCGAGGTCGAGACGAAGGCGGCAGAGAAAGCAGACGTGAGCAGGCCCGGTCAGGTGGCCGCACCGTTCTCCGGTGTCGTGACGGTCAAGGTGTCTCCAGGAGACCAGGTCGAAGCCGGTCAGGCCGTCGCCTCGATCGAAGCGATGAAGATGGAGGCCGCGATCACGAGTCCGGTCGGCGGCACGGTGGAACGCGTCGCCATCAATTCGCCTCAGCAGGTCGAGTCCGGGGATCTGATCGTGTCGGTCACGGCATCCTGA
- a CDS encoding ParA family protein has protein sequence MHVLSVSSLKGGVGKTTVSLGLASAAFARGVRTLVVDLDPQSDVSTGLDISLSGRLNIADVLTSPKEKTVRQAIAPSGWTTTHPGKLDVMIGSPSAINFDGPHPSIRDIWKLEEALAYLENEYDLVLIDCAPSLNALTRTAWAASDRVSVVTEPGLFSVAAADRALRAIEEIRRGLSPRLQPLGIIVNRVRNQSLEHQFRIKELRDMFGPLVLNPQLPERTSLQQAQGAAKPLHIWPGDSAQELAHCFDQLLERVLRTGRVGEYADNAAADKAEPIEPVS, from the coding sequence GTGCACGTATTAAGCGTCAGCAGCCTCAAAGGCGGCGTCGGCAAGACCACGGTCAGTCTCGGACTGGCGTCGGCTGCGTTCGCTCGAGGCGTTCGCACGCTCGTTGTGGACCTCGACCCGCAGTCCGATGTCTCAACGGGACTCGACATCTCGCTGTCCGGCCGTCTCAATATCGCCGACGTGCTCACTTCTCCGAAGGAGAAGACCGTGCGGCAGGCGATCGCTCCATCGGGCTGGACCACGACCCATCCGGGCAAGCTCGACGTCATGATCGGCAGCCCCTCGGCCATCAATTTCGATGGTCCTCATCCTTCGATCCGTGACATCTGGAAGCTTGAGGAAGCACTCGCCTATTTGGAGAACGAGTACGACCTCGTTCTCATCGACTGTGCGCCCTCGCTCAATGCGCTGACGCGCACGGCGTGGGCGGCAAGCGACCGTGTGAGCGTCGTCACGGAACCAGGCCTCTTCTCGGTTGCCGCCGCCGACCGTGCACTTCGCGCGATCGAAGAGATCAGGCGCGGGCTTTCCCCCCGGCTGCAGCCGTTGGGAATCATCGTGAACCGCGTGCGCAATCAGTCCCTTGAACACCAGTTCCGTATCAAAGAGCTTCGGGACATGTTCGGACCGCTTGTTCTCAACCCGCAGCTGCCTGAACGCACGTCTCTACAGCAAGCGCAGGGAGCGGCGAAGCCACTGCACATCTGGCCGGGCGACAGCGCACAAGAGCTCGCCCACTGCTTTGACCAGCTTCTTGAGCGAGTGCTTCGCACCGGCCGTGTCGGAGAGTACGCTGATAATGCCGCCGCCGACAAAGCCGAGCCGATCGAACCGGTCTCCTAG
- the ftsR gene encoding transcriptional regulator FtsR has protein sequence MAAGAARSQAPGAQLLNIGQVLARLRADFPDLSNSKLRFLEEQGLVSPSRTASGYRKFSMDDVERLRLILSMQRDHYLPLKVIRVYLSERDAGRSPAFPGLPDGSATPTIIPGGKRYKKSDLLRESGATPALLADAISASLIQPGESFGDDALVMLSSLVSLQKCGIEPRHLRGFRTAAAREVDLIESALTPMLRRKDASSRARAAELAGDIASSLETVRTSLVRTALGRISPEA, from the coding sequence GTGGCTGCGGGGGCTGCCAGGTCGCAGGCACCGGGGGCGCAACTCCTGAACATCGGTCAGGTGTTGGCGCGTCTGCGAGCAGACTTTCCTGATCTGTCAAACTCGAAGCTTCGTTTTCTCGAAGAGCAAGGTCTCGTCTCTCCATCGCGCACGGCGAGCGGATACCGCAAGTTCAGCATGGACGATGTGGAACGCCTGCGGCTCATCCTGTCGATGCAGCGCGACCACTACCTCCCGCTCAAGGTCATTCGCGTGTACCTGTCGGAACGAGACGCGGGGCGTTCGCCTGCGTTTCCCGGATTGCCAGACGGGTCAGCAACGCCGACGATCATTCCCGGGGGAAAGCGCTATAAGAAGAGCGACCTGCTCCGCGAGTCGGGAGCGACTCCGGCCTTGCTTGCGGACGCGATCTCGGCGTCGCTCATTCAGCCAGGAGAATCGTTTGGCGACGATGCGCTTGTCATGCTCTCGTCTCTCGTCAGCTTGCAGAAGTGCGGCATCGAGCCGCGGCATCTGCGGGGTTTTCGCACTGCGGCCGCCAGGGAAGTCGATCTCATCGAGAGTGCGCTGACGCCGATGCTTCGTCGCAAAGACGCGTCGAGCCGAGCCCGAGCTGCCGAACTCGCCGGTGACATCGCGAGCAGTCTCGAAACCGTTCGCACGAGTCTGGTGCGAACAGCACTAGGACGAATCAGTCCCGAGGCTTAG
- a CDS encoding MerR family transcriptional regulator, whose protein sequence is MSELSRDDSARYDLGLLFTDGLPDLDADAGYRGAVAARAAGISYRQLDYWARTGLVEPTIRNASGSGTQRLYGFRDILVLKLVKRLLDTGISLQQIRTAVNQLHAAGVYDLAQTTLMSDGASVYLCTSNDEVIDLVSRGQGVFGIAVGKVLREVETTLIEFDPQAPDPMDELAARRAARSA, encoded by the coding sequence ATGAGCGAACTCAGCCGCGACGATAGCGCTCGCTACGACCTTGGCCTTCTGTTCACCGACGGCCTTCCCGACCTCGACGCCGATGCCGGGTATCGAGGTGCCGTTGCGGCTCGCGCGGCGGGCATCAGCTATCGCCAGCTCGACTATTGGGCGAGAACAGGGCTCGTCGAACCGACGATCCGCAATGCGTCGGGATCAGGTACGCAGCGGCTCTACGGTTTTCGTGACATCCTCGTTCTCAAACTCGTGAAGCGACTGCTTGACACCGGGATCTCGTTGCAGCAGATCCGCACGGCCGTCAACCAGCTGCATGCCGCGGGGGTATACGACTTGGCGCAGACGACGCTCATGAGCGATGGTGCGAGCGTCTACCTGTGTACGTCGAACGATGAGGTTATCGACCTCGTGAGTCGAGGCCAGGGAGTCTTCGGCATCGCCGTGGGCAAGGTGCTGCGCGAGGTCGAGACCACGCTCATCGAGTTCGACCCGCAGGCTCCAGACCCGATGGATGAACTCGCTGCCCGACGCGCAGCCCGTAGCGCCTGA